Proteins co-encoded in one Cytobacillus sp. NJ13 genomic window:
- a CDS encoding ABC transporter permease produces MRLWMLGIAAIVLSFISLFIGAIDITPKDLLNWESDETHIFLISRIPRLLAIILAGAGMSIAGLIMQSLSRNKFVSPTTAGTLDAAKLGILISMLFFTNVTYTQQVIFSFAFALAGTFLFMQILDRIKFKDVIFVPLVGIMYGNILSSITTFFGYEADLLQNISSWLMGSFTLIIAGRYELLYVSIPAIILAYLYANKFTVAGMGEDFARNLGLSYKLVLNIGLILVAVISTTVVLTVGVIPFLGLIVPNIVSLYLGDNLRKTIPHTAVLGIVFLLICDILGRIIIHPYEIPVNVTVAVIGSAIFLTMLLRGRAYAK; encoded by the coding sequence ATGAGATTATGGATGTTAGGAATTGCAGCCATCGTTCTGTCTTTTATCTCGCTATTTATCGGAGCAATAGATATAACGCCTAAGGATCTGCTTAATTGGGAATCAGATGAAACACATATTTTCCTTATTAGCCGCATCCCACGGTTATTGGCGATTATATTAGCGGGGGCAGGGATGAGTATTGCCGGTTTAATTATGCAGTCTTTAAGCCGAAATAAGTTTGTATCACCAACTACTGCTGGAACATTGGATGCAGCAAAGCTGGGTATTTTAATTTCTATGCTGTTTTTTACGAATGTAACCTATACACAGCAAGTTATTTTTAGTTTTGCCTTTGCTTTAGCAGGTACATTTCTCTTTATGCAGATTTTAGATCGTATAAAATTTAAAGATGTTATTTTTGTTCCATTAGTTGGAATTATGTATGGAAATATTTTATCTTCCATTACAACGTTCTTTGGATATGAAGCAGATCTCCTGCAAAATATATCTTCCTGGCTTATGGGGAGTTTCACTTTGATTATTGCTGGCCGTTATGAGCTTTTATATGTTAGTATTCCAGCTATTATTCTAGCGTATCTTTATGCGAATAAATTTACAGTTGCGGGAATGGGCGAAGATTTTGCGAGAAATCTCGGTTTAAGTTATAAGCTGGTACTAAATATTGGTCTGATACTTGTTGCGGTTATATCGACAACAGTTGTCCTAACTGTCGGGGTTATTCCATTTTTAGGGCTGATTGTGCCGAATATTGTCTCTCTTTATTTAGGTGATAACCTGCGCAAAACGATTCCGCATACAGCGGTGTTGGGAATTGTTTTTCTATTAATATGCGACATTTTAGGGCGCATCATCATTCATCCTTATGAAATTCCAGTTAATGTAACAGTGGCAGTGATAGGCAGTGCAATCTTCTTAACGATGCTGCTTAGGGGGAGAGCATATGCGAAATAG
- a CDS encoding siderophore ABC transporter substrate-binding protein, with the protein MKKLFYALLAAMVLLLAACGPNEEASKEESADKAADEETSAAGTEGSSAYPMTVSPTVASTEGNEGGTTNFEDVKFEKMPEKIAVFDYGFLDTLDALGVEGIVGVAKDSTLPAHLEKYASDEYKSVGGLKEPLLEDIAEMDPDVIFISGRQSAFYEELKEIAPVVFVGTSEADYWNTFQSSVDLAAKMFGKEAEAEEYMAKYDSALEEIKALAGNYETSLVTMYNEGKLSGFATNSRFGYIYDIYGFKPVTEDIESSSHGSNFGFEAILEFNPQVLFVIDRTAATGGDSNIDADMENDIIKKTDAFKNDRIVYLDGPLWYLSGGGLQSELAKIEEVLAELKK; encoded by the coding sequence ATGAAAAAACTTTTTTATGCATTGTTAGCAGCTATGGTATTATTGCTTGCCGCATGTGGTCCTAACGAAGAAGCTTCAAAAGAAGAATCAGCTGATAAAGCTGCAGATGAAGAAACAAGTGCAGCTGGAACAGAAGGAAGCTCTGCTTATCCAATGACCGTATCTCCGACAGTTGCCTCAACAGAAGGCAATGAGGGTGGTACAACTAATTTTGAAGATGTGAAATTTGAAAAGATGCCAGAAAAAATTGCCGTATTCGATTATGGTTTCTTAGATACATTAGATGCTCTAGGTGTTGAAGGAATTGTTGGGGTTGCAAAAGATTCTACTCTGCCTGCTCACCTTGAAAAATACGCTTCTGATGAGTATAAAAGCGTTGGTGGATTAAAGGAACCTTTACTTGAAGATATCGCTGAAATGGATCCGGATGTAATTTTTATCTCCGGGCGTCAGTCAGCATTCTATGAAGAATTAAAAGAAATCGCTCCTGTCGTGTTTGTTGGTACTTCTGAGGCTGACTACTGGAACACATTCCAATCTTCTGTAGATCTAGCGGCGAAAATGTTTGGTAAAGAAGCAGAAGCTGAAGAATACATGGCAAAATATGATTCAGCTTTAGAAGAAATCAAAGCTTTAGCTGGAAACTACGAAACCTCTCTAGTTACAATGTATAATGAAGGTAAATTATCAGGTTTTGCAACAAATTCCCGTTTCGGCTACATTTATGACATTTATGGATTCAAGCCGGTAACAGAAGATATCGAGTCTTCTTCTCACGGTTCTAACTTCGGTTTTGAAGCGATCTTGGAATTTAACCCACAAGTGCTATTTGTAATTGACCGTACAGCAGCTACTGGTGGCGATTCTAATATTGATGCTGATATGGAAAATGATATCATTAAGAAAACAGATGCCTTTAAAAATGATAGAATCGTTTACTTAGATGGACCACTATGGTACCTAAGTGGAGGCGGTTTACAATCCGAGCTTGCTAAAATTGAAGAAGTCTTAGCTGAGTTGAAAAAATAA
- the glmM gene encoding phosphoglucosamine mutase, with the protein MGKYFGTDGVRGVANSELTPELAFKLGRFGGYVLTKDHDRPKVLIGRDTRISGHMLEGALVAGLLSIGAEVMRLGVISTPGVAYLTKALGAEAGVMISASHNPVEDNGIKFFGPDGFKLSDDQEAEIEELMDMAEDQLPRPVGGSLGQVNDYFEGGQKYLQYLKQTVDEDFSGIHIALDCAHGATSPLATHLFADLDADLSMMGASPNGLNINAGVGSTHPEALSAFVKEKEADVGLAFDGDGDRLIAIDENGDIVDGDQIMYICGKYMKEQGRLKQSTVVSTVMSNLGFYKGLEANGVESVQTAVGDRYVVEEMKKNGYNLGGEQSGHIIFLDYITTGDGLLTGLQLVNIMKVTKKPLSELANEMQKFPQKLVNIRVTDKHHVTDNEKVKEVIAQVEEEMNGNGRILVRPSGTEPLVRVMAEAPTGELCASYVERIAAVVESEMGLKE; encoded by the coding sequence ATGGGTAAATATTTCGGTACAGATGGAGTACGCGGAGTTGCAAATAGTGAATTGACACCGGAGCTGGCCTTTAAACTGGGCCGTTTTGGAGGTTATGTATTAACGAAAGATCATGATCGTCCGAAAGTATTAATCGGCCGTGATACCCGTATTTCGGGCCATATGCTGGAAGGCGCACTTGTAGCGGGACTATTATCGATTGGAGCAGAGGTTATGCGCCTCGGAGTCATTTCAACGCCTGGCGTCGCTTATTTAACAAAAGCACTGGGTGCAGAAGCTGGCGTCATGATTTCTGCTTCCCATAATCCGGTTGAGGATAACGGAATAAAGTTTTTTGGTCCTGATGGCTTTAAGCTTTCCGATGATCAGGAAGCTGAGATTGAGGAATTAATGGATATGGCAGAAGATCAGCTTCCAAGACCAGTTGGAGGCAGCCTGGGACAGGTGAATGATTACTTTGAAGGCGGACAGAAGTATCTTCAATACCTAAAGCAGACGGTTGATGAAGATTTCTCTGGCATTCACATTGCGCTCGATTGTGCACATGGTGCTACTTCACCGCTGGCAACACACCTATTTGCTGATCTTGATGCCGATCTTTCCATGATGGGAGCATCTCCTAACGGACTCAATATTAATGCAGGAGTCGGATCAACTCATCCTGAAGCGTTATCTGCATTTGTTAAGGAAAAAGAAGCAGATGTTGGACTGGCATTTGATGGAGACGGAGACCGCTTGATTGCAATTGACGAAAATGGAGATATTGTGGATGGCGACCAGATCATGTATATCTGCGGAAAATACATGAAAGAGCAGGGAAGGCTTAAGCAAAGCACAGTAGTTTCCACTGTAATGAGCAACCTGGGCTTCTATAAAGGGCTGGAAGCTAACGGGGTCGAAAGTGTTCAGACAGCTGTAGGCGACCGCTATGTTGTGGAGGAAATGAAGAAGAATGGCTACAACCTTGGCGGAGAACAGTCAGGTCATATCATTTTCCTGGACTACATCACAACTGGAGATGGGCTTTTGACAGGCCTTCAGCTTGTTAACATCATGAAAGTAACCAAGAAGCCGCTATCTGAGCTTGCGAACGAAATGCAGAAATTCCCGCAGAAGCTTGTAAACATTCGTGTAACGGATAAGCATCATGTGACAGACAATGAAAAAGTGAAAGAAGTCATTGCACAGGTTGAAGAAGAAATGAACGGAAACGGCCGGATTCTGGTACGTCCTTCCGGTACAGAGCCGCTTGTCCGCGTAATGGCAGAAGCCCCAACGGGTGAACTTTGCGCATCCTATGTAGAGCGCATCGCTGCTGTTGTTGAAAGTGAAATGGGACTAAAAGAATAA
- a CDS encoding iron chelate uptake ABC transporter family permease subunit translates to MRNSTKLMILAAIAIVFILLYGFYDIKGGFDYAFPKRMLRVTAMVITGIAIAYSTVVFQTITHNRILTPSVMGLDSMYQVVQTLIYFFAGSMSVWVLNKYLNFGAAIFAMVVFALILYRFLFRADKHPIYFLLLIGMIIGTLLGSFVTFLQVLIDPVEYLSLQSRLFATFTNVKAELLFISMGILFLAFLYGYFIMGKLDVMSLGRENAINLGINYDGMVMRILILSSVLIATSTALVGPITFFGLIVANLSYQYLVTYKHSIHILGASLISIIALVGGNFLVEHIFELRTTLSVIINFIGGIYFIYLLLKESRAAG, encoded by the coding sequence ATGCGAAATAGTACAAAACTGATGATTTTAGCAGCTATTGCCATTGTGTTTATTTTGTTATATGGCTTTTATGATATTAAAGGCGGCTTTGATTATGCCTTTCCTAAGCGCATGCTCCGAGTTACAGCGATGGTTATAACAGGAATCGCAATTGCTTATTCTACAGTTGTGTTTCAGACAATTACACATAATCGCATTTTAACACCTTCTGTTATGGGTCTTGATTCTATGTATCAAGTAGTACAAACATTAATCTACTTCTTTGCAGGGTCGATGTCAGTGTGGGTGTTAAATAAATACTTAAACTTTGGTGCAGCCATTTTTGCCATGGTCGTCTTTGCCTTGATTTTATATCGGTTTTTGTTCAGGGCGGATAAGCATCCCATTTATTTTCTTCTATTAATAGGGATGATTATAGGGACACTCCTGGGAAGCTTTGTCACATTCCTGCAAGTATTGATAGATCCAGTCGAATATTTAAGTCTTCAAAGCCGATTGTTTGCTACGTTTACAAACGTAAAGGCGGAGTTATTATTTATATCTATGGGCATCCTATTCCTCGCATTTCTATATGGTTACTTTATTATGGGTAAACTGGATGTTATGTCGCTTGGCCGCGAAAATGCAATAAATCTTGGTATTAACTATGACGGTATGGTTATGAGAATTTTAATTTTATCGTCTGTTTTAATTGCCACATCTACAGCACTTGTTGGCCCAATTACTTTTTTTGGACTAATCGTAGCCAATCTCTCTTATCAATATCTGGTGACATATAAACACTCTATACATATATTAGGGGCGAGTTTAATCAGTATCATTGCATTGGTTGGCGGTAATTTCCTTGTGGAACATATATTTGAATTACGTACGACATTAAGTGTCATTATTAACTTCATCGGCGGAATTTACTTTATTTATTTATTACTTAAGGAAAGTAGGGCAGCAGGATGA
- a CDS encoding O-methyltransferase gives MRQINRYIDSVFYSQDDILEEVLNSIKENGMRSISVSPSTGKLLTLLVSMSGAKKVLEIGALGGYSGICLARGFDRSGTLTSLELMESYAELASTNLSKAGFGGQVSYLIGPALQSLEQLVSDNRQFDFFFIDADKENYENYLNYCIRLAENGALIVCDNVLARGSVADENAEPERHTEFMKKFNETVANHPQLESVLIPIGDGLTISKVKNKKH, from the coding sequence ATGAGACAAATTAACAGATATATCGATTCAGTTTTTTACAGCCAAGATGATATTTTAGAGGAAGTTCTTAATTCCATAAAAGAGAATGGTATGCGATCCATCTCAGTATCTCCTTCTACTGGTAAGCTTCTTACGCTGCTAGTGTCTATGTCAGGGGCAAAAAAAGTTCTAGAGATCGGAGCACTTGGGGGGTATAGCGGGATTTGCTTAGCCAGGGGATTCGATCGGTCAGGAACATTAACTTCCCTTGAACTTATGGAGAGCTACGCAGAATTAGCAAGTACTAATCTATCTAAAGCTGGTTTTGGCGGCCAAGTATCGTATTTAATCGGACCAGCTTTGCAAAGTCTCGAACAGCTTGTTAGCGATAATAGACAATTTGATTTTTTCTTTATCGATGCAGATAAAGAAAATTACGAAAACTATCTGAATTATTGCATCAGACTAGCGGAAAATGGAGCCTTAATTGTTTGTGATAATGTACTGGCCAGAGGCAGTGTAGCAGACGAGAATGCTGAACCTGAACGTCATACTGAATTCATGAAAAAATTTAATGAAACAGTTGCTAACCATCCTCAATTGGAATCTGTGCTTATTCCTATTGGTGATGGGCTGACTATTTCAAAAGTAAAAAATAAAAAACATTAG
- a CDS encoding ribbon-helix-helix protein, CopG family — translation MKELTFKSYDQFLQFNEHKAMEKAVMKGLQGDELVKFKLDFLQRAKTMWKEYDCDLWIQKHGYVIINVWKDGSGKRKVTRGRPKKLDSEKYVHTVHVRLDEETYRKLTNHCQENQIDVSEAIRVLIKTL, via the coding sequence ATGAAAGAATTAACATTCAAATCTTACGACCAATTTCTCCAATTTAACGAACATAAGGCGATGGAAAAAGCGGTCATGAAGGGACTTCAAGGAGATGAACTAGTAAAATTCAAACTTGATTTCCTGCAAAGAGCCAAAACAATGTGGAAAGAGTATGATTGTGATCTTTGGATTCAAAAACACGGATATGTCATCATAAATGTATGGAAAGACGGCAGCGGCAAAAGGAAGGTTACCAGAGGAAGACCAAAAAAACTGGATTCTGAAAAATATGTACATACCGTTCATGTGAGGTTAGATGAGGAAACGTATCGAAAGCTCACGAATCACTGCCAGGAAAATCAAATCGATGTATCTGAAGCTATTCGGGTTCTTATTAAAACACTATAG
- a CDS encoding ABC transporter ATP-binding protein — MIEIKGLTKQFGKKPVVEDVTVTIEPGTITSFIGPNGAGKSTLLSMVSRLLEADTGEVLLDQNNVKKWKSSDFAKRVSILKQANYLNVRLTVRELVSFGRYPYSRGRLTAEDEKFVDQAIEYMNLSDMEDKYLDELSGGQKQRAFIAMVIAQDTDYILLDEPLNNLDMKHSVQIMKILRKLVDELGKTVVIVLHDINFASVYSDRIVALKNGRLMKNGPTHEIINSDVLREIYDMDIPIQEQNGCRICVYFNSHT, encoded by the coding sequence ATGATTGAAATCAAAGGATTAACAAAACAATTTGGTAAAAAGCCTGTTGTAGAGGATGTTACAGTCACAATCGAGCCGGGGACCATAACCTCTTTCATTGGACCGAATGGTGCTGGTAAATCAACACTTCTTTCTATGGTAAGCCGTTTATTAGAAGCAGATACAGGTGAAGTATTACTCGATCAGAATAATGTGAAAAAGTGGAAGTCTTCAGATTTTGCAAAGAGAGTATCCATTTTGAAACAAGCCAATTACCTTAATGTAAGATTAACGGTACGTGAGCTTGTCTCATTTGGGCGTTATCCCTATTCTAGGGGACGCTTAACGGCTGAAGACGAAAAGTTTGTTGATCAGGCAATTGAATACATGAATTTATCCGATATGGAAGACAAATATTTAGATGAATTATCAGGTGGTCAAAAGCAGCGGGCATTCATTGCAATGGTCATTGCACAGGATACGGATTATATCCTGCTGGATGAGCCTTTAAATAACCTGGATATGAAGCATTCAGTTCAAATTATGAAAATCTTGCGCAAACTGGTTGATGAACTTGGAAAGACAGTTGTCATTGTTTTGCATGACATAAATTTTGCATCTGTTTATTCTGATCGCATTGTAGCGCTGAAAAATGGCCGGCTGATGAAAAATGGGCCAACCCATGAAATCATAAATTCTGATGTGCTTCGTGAAATTTATGATATGGATATTCCAATTCAAGAACAGAATGGCTGCAGAATTTGTGTCTATTTTAATTCACATACGTAA
- a CDS encoding IS3 family transposase (programmed frameshift), translating into MGKTGRTYQKYTEDFKIRAVNLYKEGNKSYRTVSEELGLRSPTQLKKWVMKFNQGESFEDLRGRAGGNTDSNPLKGRPRTNFKSIQEERDYYKAQVEYLKKRLSKSTRGGIIPKAERFEIINELSGIYPIAWLAEIAQVSRSGYYKWLKTTSLREDRQTKEYLIKSHIMAIHHTYPFYGYPRMKIALKDEGFHINHKKVYRLMTDMNIRAEIRKKRNFFGRKPSVIYSNLLNRNFKALKPDEKYVTDITYIQVGDSFYYLSVILDLYNNEVLAWNISKRNDLELVLNTIDLLTQKRNVYGAILHSDQGFQYTSNQYHKKLKKIGIQGSHSRKGNCLDNACIESFFSHLKTEKLYRSQFKTEKELIQILEEYMYLYNYKRFQKKLNQCAPVEYRLTLAA; encoded by the exons ATGGGAAAAACAGGAAGAACGTATCAAAAATATACAGAAGATTTTAAAATAAGAGCAGTAAACCTATACAAAGAAGGAAACAAAAGTTACCGAACAGTATCGGAAGAGCTAGGTCTTCGAAGTCCAACCCAATTAAAGAAATGGGTTATGAAATTTAATCAGGGAGAGTCCTTTGAAGATTTAAGGGGACGTGCAGGCGGTAACACAGACAGTAATCCACTTAAAGGGCGCCCCAGAACGAACTTTAAAAGTATCCAAGAGGAAAGGGATTATTATAAAGCTCAGGTTGAATACCTAAAAAAGCGGT TATCCAAATCTACACGAGGAGGGATCATCCCAAAAGCAGAACGATTCGAAATCATAAACGAACTAAGTGGTATTTACCCTATCGCTTGGTTAGCTGAGATTGCGCAAGTCTCAAGATCAGGTTATTATAAGTGGCTTAAAACGACCTCCCTTAGGGAGGACAGGCAGACCAAAGAATATCTAATAAAATCACATATTATGGCTATTCATCATACATACCCTTTTTATGGTTACCCTCGTATGAAAATAGCTCTTAAAGACGAAGGATTTCATATTAATCATAAGAAGGTATATCGATTAATGACTGATATGAATATTCGAGCTGAAATTAGGAAGAAGCGAAACTTCTTCGGAAGGAAGCCTTCCGTTATTTACTCAAACTTATTAAACCGTAACTTTAAGGCTCTAAAACCAGATGAGAAATACGTAACAGACATTACGTATATTCAAGTTGGAGATTCATTTTATTACCTTTCCGTTATACTCGATCTTTATAACAATGAGGTTTTAGCCTGGAATATTTCAAAGAGAAATGACTTAGAATTGGTCCTTAATACAATCGATCTATTAACACAAAAAAGAAACGTGTATGGTGCGATCCTGCATTCAGATCAAGGCTTCCAATACACGTCTAATCAATACCACAAAAAGTTAAAGAAAATAGGCATTCAAGGCAGCCATTCTCGCAAAGGAAACTGCCTCGATAATGCCTGTATTGAGTCTTTCTTCTCTCATCTAAAGACAGAGAAGCTATATCGATCACAGTTTAAAACAGAAAAAGAATTAATTCAAATACTTGAAGAATACATGTATCTCTATAACTATAAAAGATTCCAGAAAAAACTAAACCAGTGTGCTCCGGTTGAATACCGACTCACACTGGCTGCTTAG
- the glmS gene encoding glutamine--fructose-6-phosphate transaminase (isomerizing), giving the protein MCGIVGYIGNLDSKEILLKGLEKLEYRGYDSAGIAVMNDNGVQVFKEKGRIADLRNIVDEDVMANTGIGHTRWATHGVPSTVNAHPHQSNSGRFTLVHNGVIENYDILKREYLQGVALKSDTDTEIIVQLIELFVNEGSNTEEAFRKTLTLLKGSYAIALLDAENDETIFVAKNKSPLLVGLGETFNVVASDAMAMLQVTDQYVELMDKEIVIVTKDAVKIQTLNGEEISRDPYTAELDASDIEKGTYPHYMLKEIDEQPLVMRKIIQKYQDDNGELTIDQEIVEAMNDADRIYIIAAGTSYHAGLVGKQFIEKIAKIPVEVHISSEFGYNIPLLSEKPLFIFISQSGETADSRAVLVNVKEMGHKALTITNVPGSTLSREADYTLLLHAGPEIAVASTKAYTAQIAVLSILAEVTAKSRGLELDFNLVQELGIVANAMEVLCDAKEEFEDIARKFLSTTRNAFFIGRGIDYYVGLEGALKLKEISYIQAEGFAGGELKHGTIALIENGTPIIALATQESVNLSIRGNVKEVVARGANPCIISMKGLETEEDSFIIPEVNELLTPLISVIPLQLISYFAALHRECDVDKPRNLAKSVTVE; this is encoded by the coding sequence ATGTGTGGTATCGTTGGATATATTGGAAACTTAGATTCAAAGGAAATTTTATTAAAGGGCTTGGAAAAGCTTGAATATAGAGGCTATGATTCAGCTGGCATCGCGGTTATGAATGATAACGGCGTTCAGGTTTTCAAGGAAAAAGGCCGTATTGCGGACCTTCGCAATATTGTTGATGAAGATGTAATGGCAAACACAGGGATTGGCCACACCCGCTGGGCGACTCATGGTGTTCCAAGCACAGTAAATGCTCATCCTCATCAAAGTAATTCCGGCCGTTTTACACTTGTTCACAATGGCGTAATTGAGAACTATGACATCTTAAAACGCGAATATTTGCAGGGAGTTGCCCTTAAAAGTGATACAGATACAGAGATCATCGTTCAGCTGATTGAATTATTCGTGAACGAAGGTTCTAATACTGAAGAAGCGTTCCGCAAAACGCTGACACTTTTAAAAGGCTCTTATGCAATCGCCCTTTTGGATGCAGAAAACGATGAAACGATTTTTGTTGCGAAAAACAAGAGCCCTCTTCTGGTTGGATTAGGTGAAACATTCAATGTAGTCGCTTCTGACGCAATGGCGATGCTGCAAGTTACAGATCAATATGTTGAACTAATGGACAAAGAAATCGTTATTGTCACAAAAGATGCTGTTAAAATCCAGACGCTGAATGGCGAGGAAATCAGCCGTGATCCGTATACGGCCGAATTGGATGCAAGCGATATTGAAAAAGGAACATATCCTCACTACATGCTGAAAGAAATCGATGAGCAGCCTTTAGTGATGCGCAAAATCATCCAGAAGTATCAAGATGATAATGGCGAGCTGACAATCGACCAGGAAATCGTTGAAGCAATGAACGATGCAGACCGCATTTATATCATTGCAGCCGGGACGTCATATCATGCAGGTCTTGTTGGAAAGCAGTTCATTGAAAAAATCGCAAAAATTCCAGTTGAAGTTCATATTTCAAGTGAGTTTGGCTACAATATTCCGCTGCTTTCAGAGAAGCCGCTATTTATCTTTATCTCTCAAAGCGGTGAGACAGCAGATAGCCGTGCCGTACTCGTAAATGTGAAGGAAATGGGCCATAAGGCATTAACCATTACAAATGTTCCAGGTTCAACACTATCACGTGAAGCAGATTACACGTTATTGCTTCATGCCGGTCCTGAAATTGCGGTTGCTTCTACAAAGGCTTATACAGCCCAGATTGCTGTTTTATCCATTCTTGCAGAAGTTACAGCGAAGAGCCGCGGATTGGAACTGGACTTCAACCTTGTTCAGGAGCTGGGCATTGTTGCTAATGCCATGGAAGTCCTTTGCGATGCGAAGGAAGAGTTCGAAGATATAGCACGCAAATTCCTTTCCACTACACGCAATGCGTTCTTTATTGGCCGTGGGATCGACTATTATGTTGGCCTTGAAGGTGCACTTAAGCTGAAGGAAATTTCATATATTCAAGCTGAAGGCTTTGCAGGCGGAGAATTAAAGCATGGAACCATCGCTTTAATCGAGAACGGTACGCCAATCATTGCCCTGGCAACTCAAGAAAGTGTTAACTTAAGCATTCGCGGCAACGTCAAAGAGGTTGTTGCCCGTGGAGCAAACCCTTGCATCATTTCCATGAAAGGGCTGGAAACAGAAGAAGACAGCTTTATCATTCCGGAAGTGAACGAGCTATTAACACCTCTTATCTCTGTAATACCTTTACAATTAATCTCTTATTTTGCTGCGCTGCACCGCGAGTGTGACGTAGATAAGCCGCGTAACCTGGCTAAGTCGGTTACTGTGGAGTAA